A window of Rosa rugosa chromosome 7, drRosRugo1.1, whole genome shotgun sequence genomic DNA:
GTGGTTCTTCAGAAGGTCGTACCTATAAGGCCAGGGATCGAGAGCTGATGGATCTTCGACTCAAAGCTCAATACTTCACGGATCCGTGCAGGTATGAACCAAACATTTTTCGCAGGCGATATAGAATGCAACCTTGGGTCTTTGACAAGATGATGCGCGACGTGGCCAACTACGACCCATATTTTGTTCAAACAAGAGATGCTTGTGGGAGACTCAGCTTATCCACTGAACAAAAGCTGACATGCGCCATGAGAATGCTCGCGTATGGCATCACAGCTGATTTCTGCGATGATTACCTAGATATTGCGAAGTCCACTGCCATTGAGATTTTTGAGCACTTCACAAAAGCAATCTGGAATGTGTACCATGAGACTTACCTCCGCCGACCAACACCGGCAGATTTGCGACGGCTGCTTGACAAAGCTGCAGAACGGGGATTCCCGGGGATGATCGGTAGCCTTGATTGTATGCATTGGCAATGGAAAAATTGTCCCACCGGATGGGCAAGGCAGTATACTGGCTACAAGGGGAAGCCCACAATCATCTTAGAGGCGGTGGCCTCCTACGATACTTGGATTTGGCATGCCTTCTTCGGACTTCCAGGTTCCCTGAATGATATTAACGTCCTTGGATGTTCACCGTTGTTCAATGACGTATGCACCGGTGAAACCCCTGAAGTGAACTACCAGGTACATAATAGGCATTATCGTCAATGTTATTACCTAGTTGATGGCATATATCCTAAGTGGGGGTCCTTTGTACAAGCAATCCGAAACCCGAGGTCGCCGCAGAAACAACATTTCACAAGGATGCAGGAAGCATACAGAAAAAATGTGGAGAGAGCATTTGGTATTCTCCAAGCTCGTTGGGCAATCATAAGAGGACCAGCTCGTGGGTGGAGTAAGGAGAACCTTCAATACATCATGATGACGTGCATTATCTTGCACAATATGATTGTTGAAGATGAGCATGATGAAGATGCAGCGCAGCCATTTGATCCGGATGATATCCCAACCAGACCAAGGAAAGCAGAGATATATAAGAGACCAGTAATGGACACCGATGTTGATCGCAATCCGCAACAACTAAATCAATTCTTGCGTCGTTATAGGGAGGTTAGATGTCCAGTGATGAATAAAAACCTCCAAGAAGATCTAGTCGATCACCTATGGACCATGAAGTTACAAGCTGATCAGAACCACCAGtgagcatttttttttgttttgtgcttTCAATAAGTGGCCATGTTGTCATGATAAGTGGTCATGGCCTACTTTGGTTGTATTGTTGTGTGGTATGCTTTTACTTTGTGTTGTGTGCTTTTTATTTGTGTGGTTTGCTTTTACTTTCCGTTGTGTGCTTTTTATTTGTGTGGTTTGCTTTATCATGAAAATAAAAGTTCAATGCTTTTTTACGAAGATGATATACTCAACATAATGATTTTTATTATCATAAATTAAAACACAAACCATTCAAAGCAACTAACAATATTAATTACATCCAAGATGTCTCGCCAAGTGGATCATAAGTGGTCAATCCAGTGTTGTCTCCTTCAGGGGGTGTAGGATATTGAGATTGTTCCGGGATGCTTGAAGTTTCGGCCTCCTTATCAATTATTTGTTGTTGCTTCCTCTCCCAATAACTCCTCTTTCTTGGGGTGAAAATTGATGGATCCACCTGCATCGTGCGAGCATCCTCAGCGCGTTGCTCAATTAGTTGACCTTCCTCAAACTGTTTTTGCCTTTGTTGGTACTCGCGTTCGGTTTGTTCATAACATTTCTGCATTTGAACTCGTAGGCCATCCGCATCCTGCTTATTGCTTTTTTTCTTAGCTAGCTTCTGAGCTTTCTGTCCTTGAGGACGTGCCTTTCTTGATGAGGGAAGCTCATCCTCAGTAGTGGGTGTTTCATCGCTATCCAAGTTGACATGATTAGGACTAAAGTGGGTGTTTTCCATTGATGGCGTTTTCCCAAACTTTTCCGTATTTTTCAAGTATTGCCAACAATGCTCAAACACAAAATCGCAACCTTCCGAGTCGTAGTACGTTGATTTAACATTCATGAGCTACATTtaatattaaataaataaaatattaaaaaaaaacccttcATATAAATCAATCAATAAACTATATAACAACATTTTACTTTTAACAAATAcatgagaaataaaaaaattatcattattgaacatatttcaatataattaCCTCGTCCTCCATATTTTCGCCGCTTCTTCGTTGAAAGTGTTCGACCTTGTTAAGAGCTTGGCGCCACTTCATACATGCCGAACTTATTCTCTTCCAACGAGAGTGGCAACTAGAATGTGTTCTCTCCATGCAACCGGCCGGTTTGTGAGCATTGTACTCCTCCGCCACACGACTCCACAATAAATCCGACTTTTGATCTTTTCCGATGCAACCATCACCCCCAACGGTGATCCAAGCTTGGCAAAGAATAACTTCTTCATTGTGCCTCCAAGAATCCCCTCTTGGAGCCATTTTTtccaagacaaaataaaaaaggaagatATATTTAAGAACAAGAAGATGTAACAATGAATGGaaaattgtgaaggagatggaggatatttggtgtgaggaaatagaaaagaatgggtaggtatttatagaatttcctaTAATTCACTGTTCCAACGGGTATATTTTTTCCCCCAATtttctggtaattttttttattttttttggaacaaaaaggAAATAATAACTCTTCAATTAATAAGAGCCGTTCATCACTTTTTTTCCAAATAATCTGAACCATTGGATCTTGAATAGATCCGTtacagtcaaaaaaaaaaaaaaaaagaggtaacATCGGACCGTCCAAATTGATTTCTGCAACATCTGGACCGTGCATTTCATGACCGTTGGGGGTTCCAACGGTCACCAGGGGACAGCTGCGCAGGCGAGGGGCCCACGGTTGCAGACGGAAAGCTCGGAATCTTCTCTCTCCAGCGCGCGTTCCGAGCGtgctctctcttccttctccctTTGGCGCGCGTTTCCTTCAATTTCTTCGTTCCGCGCGTTGGTTCGGCATGTGGGCTGAGACAGCAAGTGGGCTGGCCCCCATGCACAGTAATCAGTTCTGGTCTTGGAaaagtctcatatttgagactACAAATGAGTCCAAGTCCTATATTTATAGGACCAGACCCCCCAAAAACAAAGGGTTGGAGATCAAAAGTCTCAAAATGGCCCAAAAATAGGTTTGGCACCCcaaggttggagttgccctaagaGACTGCTTTGGGTTAATGTAGATAATAGAAACGGTTTTATCAACTCAA
This region includes:
- the LOC133723238 gene encoding uncharacterized protein LOC133723238, whose product is MNRLTKWLQKDQEEAVTRSRRRNLMMSAAALQIQNLEDEDSQWGGSSEGRTYKARDRELMDLRLKAQYFTDPCRYEPNIFRRRYRMQPWVFDKMMRDVANYDPYFVQTRDACGRLSLSTEQKLTCAMRMLAYGITADFCDDYLDIAKSTAIEIFEHFTKAIWNVYHETYLRRPTPADLRRLLDKAAERGFPGMIGSLDCMHWQWKNCPTGWARQYTGYKGKPTIILEAVASYDTWIWHAFFGLPGSLNDINVLGCSPLFNDVCTGETPEVNYQVHNRHYRQCYYLVDGIYPKWGSFVQAIRNPRSPQKQHFTRMQEAYRKNVERAFGILQARWAIIRGPARGWSKENLQYIMMTCIILHNMIVEDEHDEDAAQPFDPDDIPTRPRKAEIYKRPVMDTDVDRNPQQLNQFLRRYREVRCPVMNKNLQEDLVDHLWTMKLQADQNHQ
- the LOC133723239 gene encoding glutathione S-transferase T3-like gives rise to the protein MAPRGDSWRHNEEVILCQAWITVGGDGCIGKDQKSDLLWSRVAEEYNAHKPAGCMERTHSSCHSRWKRISSACMKWRQALNKVEHFQRRSGENMEDELMNVKSTYYDSEGCDFVFEHCWQYLKNTEKFGKTPSMENTHFSPNHVNLDSDETPTTEDELPSSRKARPQGQKAQKLAKKKSNKQDADGLRVQMQKCYEQTEREYQQRQKQFEEGQLIEQRAEDARTMQVDPSIFTPRKRSYWERKQQQIIDKEAETSSIPEQSQYPTPPEGDNTGLTTYDPLGETSWM